One Coffea arabica cultivar ET-39 chromosome 5c, Coffea Arabica ET-39 HiFi, whole genome shotgun sequence DNA window includes the following coding sequences:
- the LOC113743807 gene encoding uncharacterized protein isoform X3, giving the protein MEVGSPENGFDEISDLFKHDESTLSEDLGLSFLMNKDVAADYAFGDLEDAGVVLNEDNLQMRSPKNHQHEDTEKLCSGYLRDFASQVDLESINSEVPEVLCRQPQVLASTGNPILGGEIVDTRDSPSHYNIGEETFSNPQHQELDQSEFTSKKEEGGVPVDQTETLYLSLESESGDFNSRNSGDGREELKELDLPHVDQYDQERTSHFSVSTGVIGEICVSPETSLYAIKVPHDQKLSASHGPKDVLYYNVTHDPKCCKAECFDPSEDPLSVNQSLHAAMENCASSKGSPAKHVHIAKINDQGVKRSRSQSPVKQTYSSSRCKKDSQTNSEARLPQFKSWCQRSSDKAACSYQSPGSPNRCVIREGHKEQSYYSSSSNHKYELARTGGRGREVTSKDHLSVTSRQNSAALQESRRVFKDSSSSKCAPASPSNHSLEITSRRKVERSGSPSPISRRNLKRECDKSRSRYPYPKDICRQSSRTRYSSRHKSSSRSYSAHNTSLQARYLSRASYRRTGIGKPGRCLFVAGFEFSTTEGELERKFSRFGHVRDVRIIRDKRSGLSRGYGFLSLERDEEADAAIRALHKTDWNGRVVLVEKSIK; this is encoded by the exons ATGGAGGTGGGTTCTCCTGAAAATGGATTTGATGAAATAAGCGACCTTTTCAAACACGATGAATCCACTTTATCTGAAGATTTAGGCCTAAGCTTTCTAATGAATAAGGATGTAGCTGCAGATTATGCGTTTGGTGACTTGGAAG ATGCTGGTGTTGTTTTGAACGAGGATAATTTGCAGATGAGATCGCCCAAAAACCACCAGCATGAGGATACTGAGAAGTTATGTTCTGGTTATCTTCGTGATTTTGCCTCCCAAGTAGATTTAGAGAGTATCAATTCTGAAGTTCCAGAGGTCCTTTGCAGACAACCACAGGTACTTGCTTCAACAGGGAACCCTATATTGGGAGGAGAAATAGTGGACACTCGAGATTCTCCTTCTCACTACAATATAGGTGAAGAAACCTTTTCAAATCCACAGCACCAAGAACTTGACCAGTCTGAGTTTACatccaaaaaagaagaaggtgGTGTTCCAGTTGACCAGACAGAAACGCTTTATCTTTCTCTAGAATCTGAGAGTGGAGATTTCAACTCAAGAAACTCTGGAGATGGTAGGGAAGAGCTCAAAGAGCTTGATTTGCCCCATGTTGATCAGTATGACCAAGAGAGAACTTCGCACTTTTCTGTATCTACAGGAGTGATCGGGGAAATATGCGTTTCGCCTGAGACATCTCTTTACGCTATCAAGGTTCCTCATGATCAGAAACTGTCTGCTTCACATGGTCCCAAagatgtattatattataatgTAACACATGATCCAAAATGCTGCAAAGCTGAATGCTTTGACCCAAGTGAAGATCCCCTTTCTGTGAATCAGTCGTTACATGCTGCTATGGAGAATTGTGCATCTTCAAAAGGTTCTCCTGCGAAACATGTTCATATAGCTAAAATAAATGATCAAGGGGTAAAAAGATCAAGATCACAATCACCGGTTAAGCAAACATATTCCTCTTCCAGGTGTAAGAAGGATTCTCAAACTAACTCTGAAGCAAGACTCCCACAATTTAAAAGTTGGTGCCAAAGATCATCTGACAAAGCTGCTTGTTCATACCAGTCTCCTGGAAGTCCTAACAGATGTGTTATTCGAGAAGGTCACAAGGAACAGTCCTATTATTCTTCATCAAGTAACCACAAATATGAATTAGCTAGGACTGGTGGTCGGGGTAGGGAAGTCACTTCGAAGGATCATTTGTCAGTCACCAGTCGACAGAATTCTGCTGCTCTACAAGAGTCAAGGAGAGTGTTTAAGGATAGTTCTTCCTCCAAATGTGCACCTGCCTCACCAAGCAATCACTCCTTAGAAATTACTAGTCGTCGGAAAGTGGAGAGGTCAGGTTCGCCATCACCAATCTCGCGTAGGAATCTCAAGAGAGAATGTGATAAATCTCGCTCAAGGTATCCATATCCAAAGGATATTTGCAGGCAATCCTCAAG GACGAGGTACTCCTCAAGGCACAAATCttcctcaaggagctattctgCTCATAATACATCTCTTCAAGCCAGATACTTGTCACGAGCTTCTTATAGGAGGACTGGAATAGGGAAACCTGGGAGATGTCTGTTTGTTGCAGGCTTTGAATTTTCAACAACAGAAGGAGAACTGGAAAGGAAGTTTTCTCGATTTGGCCATGTGAGAGATGTTCGCATAATTCGTGACAAAAG GTCGGGACTTTCACGCGGATATGGATTTTTATCATTAGAAAGGGATGAGGAAGCAGATGCGGCCATTAGAGCTCTGCACAAGACAGACTGGAATGGTCGTGTTGTTCTTGTGGAGAAATCAATTAAGTGA
- the LOC113743807 gene encoding uncharacterized protein isoform X1 translates to MEVGSPENGFDEISDLFKHDESTLSEDLGLSFLMNKDVAADYAFGDLEGEDKFNFCFSEQGHCELPSLLSNFRYYDPPGHPLENLHSSARISSSSDFLIDTDAGVVLNEDNLQMRSPKNHQHEDTEKLCSGYLRDFASQVDLESINSEVPEVLCRQPQVLASTGNPILGGEIVDTRDSPSHYNIGEETFSNPQHQELDQSEFTSKKEEGGVPVDQTETLYLSLESESGDFNSRNSGDGREELKELDLPHVDQYDQERTSHFSVSTGVIGEICVSPETSLYAIKVPHDQKLSASHGPKDVLYYNVTHDPKCCKAECFDPSEDPLSVNQSLHAAMENCASSKGSPAKHVHIAKINDQGVKRSRSQSPVKQTYSSSRCKKDSQTNSEARLPQFKSWCQRSSDKAACSYQSPGSPNRCVIREGHKEQSYYSSSSNHKYELARTGGRGREVTSKDHLSVTSRQNSAALQESRRVFKDSSSSKCAPASPSNHSLEITSRRKVERSGSPSPISRRNLKRECDKSRSRYPYPKDICRQSSRTRYSSRHKSSSRSYSAHNTSLQARYLSRASYRRTGIGKPGRCLFVAGFEFSTTEGELERKFSRFGHVRDVRIIRDKRSGLSRGYGFLSLERDEEADAAIRALHKTDWNGRVVLVEKSIK, encoded by the exons ATGGAGGTGGGTTCTCCTGAAAATGGATTTGATGAAATAAGCGACCTTTTCAAACACGATGAATCCACTTTATCTGAAGATTTAGGCCTAAGCTTTCTAATGAATAAGGATGTAGCTGCAGATTATGCGTTTGGTGACTTGGAAGGTGAAGATAAGTTCAATTTCTGTTTCAGTGAGCAAGGGCACTGTGAATTGCCTTCACTGCTGTCTAATTTCAGATACTATGACCCTCCGGGACATCCTTTGGAAAATCTCCATTCTTCTGCTCGAATTAGCAGCAGtagtgattttttgattgataCAGATGCTGGTGTTGTTTTGAACGAGGATAATTTGCAGATGAGATCGCCCAAAAACCACCAGCATGAGGATACTGAGAAGTTATGTTCTGGTTATCTTCGTGATTTTGCCTCCCAAGTAGATTTAGAGAGTATCAATTCTGAAGTTCCAGAGGTCCTTTGCAGACAACCACAGGTACTTGCTTCAACAGGGAACCCTATATTGGGAGGAGAAATAGTGGACACTCGAGATTCTCCTTCTCACTACAATATAGGTGAAGAAACCTTTTCAAATCCACAGCACCAAGAACTTGACCAGTCTGAGTTTACatccaaaaaagaagaaggtgGTGTTCCAGTTGACCAGACAGAAACGCTTTATCTTTCTCTAGAATCTGAGAGTGGAGATTTCAACTCAAGAAACTCTGGAGATGGTAGGGAAGAGCTCAAAGAGCTTGATTTGCCCCATGTTGATCAGTATGACCAAGAGAGAACTTCGCACTTTTCTGTATCTACAGGAGTGATCGGGGAAATATGCGTTTCGCCTGAGACATCTCTTTACGCTATCAAGGTTCCTCATGATCAGAAACTGTCTGCTTCACATGGTCCCAAagatgtattatattataatgTAACACATGATCCAAAATGCTGCAAAGCTGAATGCTTTGACCCAAGTGAAGATCCCCTTTCTGTGAATCAGTCGTTACATGCTGCTATGGAGAATTGTGCATCTTCAAAAGGTTCTCCTGCGAAACATGTTCATATAGCTAAAATAAATGATCAAGGGGTAAAAAGATCAAGATCACAATCACCGGTTAAGCAAACATATTCCTCTTCCAGGTGTAAGAAGGATTCTCAAACTAACTCTGAAGCAAGACTCCCACAATTTAAAAGTTGGTGCCAAAGATCATCTGACAAAGCTGCTTGTTCATACCAGTCTCCTGGAAGTCCTAACAGATGTGTTATTCGAGAAGGTCACAAGGAACAGTCCTATTATTCTTCATCAAGTAACCACAAATATGAATTAGCTAGGACTGGTGGTCGGGGTAGGGAAGTCACTTCGAAGGATCATTTGTCAGTCACCAGTCGACAGAATTCTGCTGCTCTACAAGAGTCAAGGAGAGTGTTTAAGGATAGTTCTTCCTCCAAATGTGCACCTGCCTCACCAAGCAATCACTCCTTAGAAATTACTAGTCGTCGGAAAGTGGAGAGGTCAGGTTCGCCATCACCAATCTCGCGTAGGAATCTCAAGAGAGAATGTGATAAATCTCGCTCAAGGTATCCATATCCAAAGGATATTTGCAGGCAATCCTCAAG GACGAGGTACTCCTCAAGGCACAAATCttcctcaaggagctattctgCTCATAATACATCTCTTCAAGCCAGATACTTGTCACGAGCTTCTTATAGGAGGACTGGAATAGGGAAACCTGGGAGATGTCTGTTTGTTGCAGGCTTTGAATTTTCAACAACAGAAGGAGAACTGGAAAGGAAGTTTTCTCGATTTGGCCATGTGAGAGATGTTCGCATAATTCGTGACAAAAG GTCGGGACTTTCACGCGGATATGGATTTTTATCATTAGAAAGGGATGAGGAAGCAGATGCGGCCATTAGAGCTCTGCACAAGACAGACTGGAATGGTCGTGTTGTTCTTGTGGAGAAATCAATTAAGTGA
- the LOC113690488 gene encoding NEP1-interacting protein-like 1 isoform X1, with the protein MQGTHFLLAFNGTELFRIRALIYSDEENCCVSAHLHLCFRQRFDLLNLIRKISPCFPLNFLGTVGGATVGTISGAIKGQTTETGLFRGAGVGAVAGAITAVQLLELMVNGEPFSKVALICSLVNGKIFMEWVSPAVLKAYQWQISDMESNLREISDIFEVNSIRGLSREAINDLPTCNLHSIETTNPSCHETICAICLTDFKNGDCARMLPTCGHSFHLNCIDEWLNRNGTCPVCRRDI; encoded by the exons ATGCAAGGAACGCATTTTCTCCTGGCTTTCAACGGAACTGAGCTGTTTCGGATCCGGGCTCTTATTTACAGTGATGAAGAGAACTGCTGTGTCTCTGCTCACTTGCATCTTTGCTTTAG GCAAAggtttgatcttttgaatctAATACGGAAAATATCCCCCTGCTTTCCTTTGAATTTCCTTGGCACTGTAGGGGGAGCAACAGTAGGGACAATATCAGGAGCCATTAAAGGACAGACTACAGAAACTGGACTCTTCCGTGGGGCCGGAGTTGGTGCGGTGGCAGGGGCCATCACGGCGGTCCAGCTATTGGAACTGATGGTTAATGGAGAGCCGTTTTCCAAG GTTGCTCTCATATGTAGTCTTGTGAATGGAAAGATATTCATGGAGTGGGTCAGTCCTGCTGTTCTAAAAGCTTATCAATGGCAG ATTAGCGACATGGAATCAAATTTGAGGGAGATTTCAGACATTTTTGAGGTCAATTCCATCAGGGGATTATCACGTGAAGCTATCAATGATCTACCTACATGTAACCTTCATTCTATAGAGACCACAAATCCTTCTTGCCATGAAACAATCTGTGCAATTTGCTTGACG GACTTCAAGAACGGAGATTGTGCACGGATGCTTCCTACTTGTGGACATTCTTTCCACTTAAATTGCATAGATGAATGGTTAAACAGGAATGGCACTTGCCCGGTTTGTAGAAGAGATATTTGA
- the LOC113690488 gene encoding NEP1-interacting protein-like 1 isoform X2 — MLVCHPAIKKWFSGLGNLTFKCKERIFSWLSTELSCFGSGLLFTVMKRTAVSLLTCIFALGGATVGTISGAIKGQTTETGLFRGAGVGAVAGAITAVQLLELMVNGEPFSKVALICSLVNGKIFMEWVSPAVLKAYQWQISDMESNLREISDIFEVNSIRGLSREAINDLPTCNLHSIETTNPSCHETICAICLTDFKNGDCARMLPTCGHSFHLNCIDEWLNRNGTCPVCRRDI, encoded by the exons ATGTTGGTCTGTCATCCAGCAATCAAGAAATGGTTTTCTGGGCTCGGTAATTTGACCTTCAAATGCAAGGAACGCATTTTCTCCTGGCTTTCAACGGAACTGAGCTGTTTCGGATCCGGGCTCTTATTTACAGTGATGAAGAGAACTGCTGTGTCTCTGCTCACTTGCATCTTTGCTTTAG GGGGAGCAACAGTAGGGACAATATCAGGAGCCATTAAAGGACAGACTACAGAAACTGGACTCTTCCGTGGGGCCGGAGTTGGTGCGGTGGCAGGGGCCATCACGGCGGTCCAGCTATTGGAACTGATGGTTAATGGAGAGCCGTTTTCCAAG GTTGCTCTCATATGTAGTCTTGTGAATGGAAAGATATTCATGGAGTGGGTCAGTCCTGCTGTTCTAAAAGCTTATCAATGGCAG ATTAGCGACATGGAATCAAATTTGAGGGAGATTTCAGACATTTTTGAGGTCAATTCCATCAGGGGATTATCACGTGAAGCTATCAATGATCTACCTACATGTAACCTTCATTCTATAGAGACCACAAATCCTTCTTGCCATGAAACAATCTGTGCAATTTGCTTGACG GACTTCAAGAACGGAGATTGTGCACGGATGCTTCCTACTTGTGGACATTCTTTCCACTTAAATTGCATAGATGAATGGTTAAACAGGAATGGCACTTGCCCGGTTTGTAGAAGAGATATTTGA
- the LOC113743807 gene encoding uncharacterized protein isoform X2, which translates to MEVGSPENGFDEISDLFKHDESTLSEDLGLSFLMNKDVAADYAFGDLEGEDKFNFCFSEQGHCELPSLLSNFRYYDPPGHPLENLHSSARISSSSDFLIDTDAGVVLNEDNLQMRSPKNHQHEDTEKLCSGYLRDFASQVDLESINSEVPEVLCRQPQVLASTGNPILGGEIVDTRDSPSHYNIGEETFSNPQHQELDQSEFTSKKEEGGVPVDQTETLYLSLESESGDFNSRNSGDGREELKELDLPHVDQYDQERTSHFSVSTGVIGEICVSPETSLYAIKVPHDQKLSASHGPKDVLYYNVTHDPKCCKAECFDPSEDPLSVNQSLHAAMENCASSKGSPAKHVHIAKINDQGVKRSRSQSPVKQTYSSSRCKKDSQTNSEARLPQFKSWCQRSSDKAACSYQSPGSPNRCVIREGHKEQSYYSSSSNHKYELARTGGRGREVTSKDHLSVTSRQNSAALQESRRVFKDSSSSKCAPASPSNHSLEITSRRKVERSGSPSPISRRNLKRECDKSRSRTRYSSRHKSSSRSYSAHNTSLQARYLSRASYRRTGIGKPGRCLFVAGFEFSTTEGELERKFSRFGHVRDVRIIRDKRSGLSRGYGFLSLERDEEADAAIRALHKTDWNGRVVLVEKSIK; encoded by the exons ATGGAGGTGGGTTCTCCTGAAAATGGATTTGATGAAATAAGCGACCTTTTCAAACACGATGAATCCACTTTATCTGAAGATTTAGGCCTAAGCTTTCTAATGAATAAGGATGTAGCTGCAGATTATGCGTTTGGTGACTTGGAAGGTGAAGATAAGTTCAATTTCTGTTTCAGTGAGCAAGGGCACTGTGAATTGCCTTCACTGCTGTCTAATTTCAGATACTATGACCCTCCGGGACATCCTTTGGAAAATCTCCATTCTTCTGCTCGAATTAGCAGCAGtagtgattttttgattgataCAGATGCTGGTGTTGTTTTGAACGAGGATAATTTGCAGATGAGATCGCCCAAAAACCACCAGCATGAGGATACTGAGAAGTTATGTTCTGGTTATCTTCGTGATTTTGCCTCCCAAGTAGATTTAGAGAGTATCAATTCTGAAGTTCCAGAGGTCCTTTGCAGACAACCACAGGTACTTGCTTCAACAGGGAACCCTATATTGGGAGGAGAAATAGTGGACACTCGAGATTCTCCTTCTCACTACAATATAGGTGAAGAAACCTTTTCAAATCCACAGCACCAAGAACTTGACCAGTCTGAGTTTACatccaaaaaagaagaaggtgGTGTTCCAGTTGACCAGACAGAAACGCTTTATCTTTCTCTAGAATCTGAGAGTGGAGATTTCAACTCAAGAAACTCTGGAGATGGTAGGGAAGAGCTCAAAGAGCTTGATTTGCCCCATGTTGATCAGTATGACCAAGAGAGAACTTCGCACTTTTCTGTATCTACAGGAGTGATCGGGGAAATATGCGTTTCGCCTGAGACATCTCTTTACGCTATCAAGGTTCCTCATGATCAGAAACTGTCTGCTTCACATGGTCCCAAagatgtattatattataatgTAACACATGATCCAAAATGCTGCAAAGCTGAATGCTTTGACCCAAGTGAAGATCCCCTTTCTGTGAATCAGTCGTTACATGCTGCTATGGAGAATTGTGCATCTTCAAAAGGTTCTCCTGCGAAACATGTTCATATAGCTAAAATAAATGATCAAGGGGTAAAAAGATCAAGATCACAATCACCGGTTAAGCAAACATATTCCTCTTCCAGGTGTAAGAAGGATTCTCAAACTAACTCTGAAGCAAGACTCCCACAATTTAAAAGTTGGTGCCAAAGATCATCTGACAAAGCTGCTTGTTCATACCAGTCTCCTGGAAGTCCTAACAGATGTGTTATTCGAGAAGGTCACAAGGAACAGTCCTATTATTCTTCATCAAGTAACCACAAATATGAATTAGCTAGGACTGGTGGTCGGGGTAGGGAAGTCACTTCGAAGGATCATTTGTCAGTCACCAGTCGACAGAATTCTGCTGCTCTACAAGAGTCAAGGAGAGTGTTTAAGGATAGTTCTTCCTCCAAATGTGCACCTGCCTCACCAAGCAATCACTCCTTAGAAATTACTAGTCGTCGGAAAGTGGAGAGGTCAGGTTCGCCATCACCAATCTCGCGTAGGAATCTCAAGAGAGAATGTGATAAATCTCGCTCAAG GACGAGGTACTCCTCAAGGCACAAATCttcctcaaggagctattctgCTCATAATACATCTCTTCAAGCCAGATACTTGTCACGAGCTTCTTATAGGAGGACTGGAATAGGGAAACCTGGGAGATGTCTGTTTGTTGCAGGCTTTGAATTTTCAACAACAGAAGGAGAACTGGAAAGGAAGTTTTCTCGATTTGGCCATGTGAGAGATGTTCGCATAATTCGTGACAAAAG GTCGGGACTTTCACGCGGATATGGATTTTTATCATTAGAAAGGGATGAGGAAGCAGATGCGGCCATTAGAGCTCTGCACAAGACAGACTGGAATGGTCGTGTTGTTCTTGTGGAGAAATCAATTAAGTGA